In the Syngnathus scovelli strain Florida chromosome 8, RoL_Ssco_1.2, whole genome shotgun sequence genome, one interval contains:
- the ifih1 gene encoding interferon-induced helicase C domain-containing protein 1 isoform X3: MSASENDLINENLIESFRSRLRAYVAVEPVLDYLHFLEPEQKEGIQQRARKDGNSAAVDVLIGAVLRKPHPEGWFQAFVDALSHAECQHAADVMRGKLPDAAVEAENDICMRMIDILVPSLVGMDTKEVCTQCYARKLIAKYDQDQILHLAANQGQRDAARELLKRIVRCPPGWYSQFVQILRDTEHNALYKLLGGCSDDTAAKTTRSEPGKANPESSTCQHLDDKDTENDTIDLYQSEGACEGEEAAPKLSSSLERLPLAIGDLDKDDIELRDYQMDVAKPALEGKNIIICLPTGSGKTRIAVYITRKHLDRKRAEGKTGKVVFLVNMVPLVEQHYTNEFHPFLKHAYKVERVSGQSMHKISFTEIVKNNDVIICTAQILENYLEKTLKGEDEGIHLKDISLIIIDECHHTKKDEVYNRVMMRYLKQKNKNRIVRKEQKEIVPLPQILGMTASLGVGDATLQKAAENYILQICANLDASQIRTGNLGNHCKEPDKKIVHVEDKEKDPFGDVIKKIMNVIQMHAELSPTCELGSQSYEQWVVQREQQAAKEEDQKVRVCMEHLRRYNDALIVSNTIRMCDAFRFLNKKHEEELKSKSNPDDEHVINISDTERELFKLFRENKKELEKLSENQSYENDSLSKLQRTVLHQFTTTKDARGIVFTKMRQSAIALSHWIQENSKFADVGVKVSYVIGGGNQSVVKPMTSTEQKAVLNKFRSGDVNLLIATSVAQEGLDIPDCNFVICYGFVTNDIAMIQAKGRARAQNSNYIVIEVKGSGVTEKEFVNEYRVNLMSKAIARIQAMDPAEYNKQIEEYQIQALLEDKMRMTNNKKHKKLALPSEVKLSCRHCSKFVCTGDDIQIIEGMHHVNVSSQFRHGEQ, translated from the exons tcggcggcggtggacgtccTGATCGGTGCCGTGCTCCGCAAACCGCACCCGGAAGGCTGGTTCCAAGCCTTCGTGGACGCCTTGTCCCACGCCGAATGCCAACATGCGGCCGACGTCATGCGGGGAAAGCTGCCCGACGCCGCGGTTGAGGCCGAAAACGACATCTGTATGCGAATGATTGACATCCTTGTGCCCAGTCTGGTGGGCATGGACACTAAAGAGGTGTGCACGCAATGTTATGCGAGAAAGCTCATCGCCAAGTACGACCAAGACCAA ATCCTTCACTTAGCAGCCAATCAAGGACAGAGAGACGCAGCTCGTGAACTTCTGAAAAGAATCGTGAGGTGTCCCCCAGGATGGTACTCGCAATTTGTCCAAATTCTGCGCGATACTGAACACAATGCCTTGTACAAACTGCTGGGAGGCTGTTCTGACGATACCGCAG CTAAGACTACAAGAAGTGAGCCGGGGAAGGCCAATCCAGAAAGTTCTACATGTCAGCATTTGGATGACAAGGACACTGAAAATGACACCATAG ACTTGTACCAAAGTGAAGGAgcatgtgaaggtgaagaagcCGCACCCAAGTTAAGCAGCAGTTTGGAGCGTTTGCCACTAG CTATTGGAGACCTGGATAAAGATGACATTGAGCTTCGAGACTATCAGATGGACGTGGCTAAACCTGCCTTGGAAGGGAAAAACATCATCATATGCCTCCCGACCGGAAGTGGTAAAACCAGGATAGCGGTCTACATTACCCGCAAGCATCTGGACCGCAAGAGGGCAGAGGGGAAAACTGGCAAAGTGGTCTTTCTGGTCAATATG GTTCCACTTGTTGAGCAGCACTACACCAACGAATTCCATCCCTTTCTGAAGCACGCGTATAAAGTGGAAAGAGTCAGTGGGCAATCTATGCACAAAATCTCTTTCACGGAGATTGTGAAGAACAACGACGTCATCATTTGCACAGCTCAGATTCTGGAAAACTACTTGGAGAAGACACTCAAAGGAGAGGACGAGGGAATACATCTGAAGG ATATCTCCCTGATTATAATAGACGAGTGTCATCACACCAAGAAGGACGAGGTCTACAACCGAGTGATGATGCGTTACCTGAAGCAGAAGAACAAGAACAGGATTGTGCGGAAGGAGCAGAAGGAGATTGTGCCGCTGCCTCAGATCCTGGGGATGACGGCCTCGCTGGGGGTCGGCGACGCCACACTACAGAAGGCAGCGGAGAATTACATTTTGCAG ATTTGTGCTAATTTGGATGCTTCTCAAATCCGGACTGGGAATCTCGGGAATCACTGCAAGGAACCGGACAAAAAAATTGTACATGTTGAGGACAAAGAAAAG GACCCGTTTGGTGATGTCATCAAGAAAATCATGAACGTGATTCAAATGCATGCCGAGCTGAGTCCCACCTGTGAGCTTGGCTCTCAGAGCTACGAACAGTGGGTGGTTCAACGCGAGCAACAAG CGGCCAAAGAGGAAGATCAGAAAGTGCGAGTTTGCATGGAGCATCTTCGGCGATACAACGACGCCCTGATAGTCAGCAACACCATCCGCATGTGCGACGCCTTCCGTTTCCTGAACAAAAAACACGAGGAAGAGTTGAAGAGTAAATCCAACCCTGATGACGAACACGTCATAAACATTAGCGATACTGAGAGAGAACTCTTCAAGTTATTCCGAG AAAACAAGAAGGAACTTGAAAAGCTTTCTGAGAACCAATCTTATGAAAATGACAGCTTGTCAAAACTACAAAGAACCGTTCTGCATCAGTTCACCACCACCAAGGACGCCAGGGGAATCGTTTTCACCAAAATGCGACAAAGCGCCATCGCTCTCAGTCACTGGATTCAGGAGAACTCCAAGTTTGCCGACGTCGGCGTAAAAGTGTCCTACGTCATCGGCGGCGGAAACCAGAGTGTTGTCAAACCGATGACATCT ACAGAACAGAAGGCTGTCTTGAACAAATTCCGCAGCGGTGATGTCAACTTGCTGATTGCCACCTCAGTGGCACAGGAAGGTTTGGACATACCGGATTGCAACTTTGTCATCTGCTATGGCTTTGTGACCAATGACATTGCCATGATACAG GCTAAAGGCAGAGCTCGGGCTCAGAACAGCAATTACATCGTGATTGAGGTGAAAGGCTCTGGAGTGACTGAGAAGGAATTTGTCAATGAGTACCGAGTGAATTTGATGAGCAAAGCAATCGCGAGAATCCAAGCAATGGATCCTGCTGAATATAACAAACAG ATCGAAGAATATCAAATTCAGGCTCTTCTTGAAGACAAGATGAGAATGACAAATAATAAGAAACATAAAAAGCTTGCGCTTCCGTCAGAGGTGAAGTTAAGCTGCCGACATTGCAGCAAGTTTGTCTGCACCGGTGATGACATCCAGATCATTGAAGGCATGCACCACGTCAACGTTTCA
- the ifih1 gene encoding interferon-induced helicase C domain-containing protein 1 isoform X4 yields MSASENDLINENLIESFRSRLRAYVAVEPVLDYLHFLEPEQKEGIQQRARKDGNSAAVDVLIGAVLRKPHPEGWFQAFVDALSHAECQHAADVMRGKLPDAAVEAENDICMRMIDILVPSLVGMDTKEVCTQCYARKLIAKYDQDQILHLAANQGQRDAARELLKRIVRCPPGWYSQFVQILRDTEHNALYKLLGGCSDDTAAKTTRSEPGKANPESSTCQHLDDKDTENDTIDLYQSEGACEGEEAAPKLSSSLERLPLAIGDLDKDDIELRDYQMDVAKPALEGKNIIICLPTGSGKTRIAVYITRKHLDRKRAEGKTGKVVFLVNMVPLVEQHYTNEFHPFLKHAYKVERVSGQSMHKISFTEIVKNNDVIICTAQILENYLEKTLKGEDEGIHLKDISLIIIDECHHTKKDEVYNRVMMRYLKQKNKNRIVRKEQKEIVPLPQILGMTASLGVGDATLQKAAENYILQICANLDASQIRTGNLGNHCKEPDKKIVHVEDKEKDPFGDVIKKIMNVIQMHAELSPTCELGSQSYEQWVVQREQQAAKEEDQKVRVCMEHLRRYNDALIVSNTIRMCDAFRFLNKKHEEELKSKSNPDDEHVINISDTERELFKLFRENKKELEKLSENQSYENDSLSKLQRTVLHQFTTTKDARGIVFTKMRQSAIALSHWIQENSKFADVGVKVSYVIGGGNQSVVKPMTSTEQKAVLNKFRSGDVNLLIATSVAQEGLDIPDCNFVICYGFVTNDIAMIQAKGRARAQNSNYIVIEVKGSGVTEKEFVNEYRVNLMSKAIARIQAMDPAEYNKQFCFVFLLHLRSKNIKFRLFLKTR; encoded by the exons tcggcggcggtggacgtccTGATCGGTGCCGTGCTCCGCAAACCGCACCCGGAAGGCTGGTTCCAAGCCTTCGTGGACGCCTTGTCCCACGCCGAATGCCAACATGCGGCCGACGTCATGCGGGGAAAGCTGCCCGACGCCGCGGTTGAGGCCGAAAACGACATCTGTATGCGAATGATTGACATCCTTGTGCCCAGTCTGGTGGGCATGGACACTAAAGAGGTGTGCACGCAATGTTATGCGAGAAAGCTCATCGCCAAGTACGACCAAGACCAA ATCCTTCACTTAGCAGCCAATCAAGGACAGAGAGACGCAGCTCGTGAACTTCTGAAAAGAATCGTGAGGTGTCCCCCAGGATGGTACTCGCAATTTGTCCAAATTCTGCGCGATACTGAACACAATGCCTTGTACAAACTGCTGGGAGGCTGTTCTGACGATACCGCAG CTAAGACTACAAGAAGTGAGCCGGGGAAGGCCAATCCAGAAAGTTCTACATGTCAGCATTTGGATGACAAGGACACTGAAAATGACACCATAG ACTTGTACCAAAGTGAAGGAgcatgtgaaggtgaagaagcCGCACCCAAGTTAAGCAGCAGTTTGGAGCGTTTGCCACTAG CTATTGGAGACCTGGATAAAGATGACATTGAGCTTCGAGACTATCAGATGGACGTGGCTAAACCTGCCTTGGAAGGGAAAAACATCATCATATGCCTCCCGACCGGAAGTGGTAAAACCAGGATAGCGGTCTACATTACCCGCAAGCATCTGGACCGCAAGAGGGCAGAGGGGAAAACTGGCAAAGTGGTCTTTCTGGTCAATATG GTTCCACTTGTTGAGCAGCACTACACCAACGAATTCCATCCCTTTCTGAAGCACGCGTATAAAGTGGAAAGAGTCAGTGGGCAATCTATGCACAAAATCTCTTTCACGGAGATTGTGAAGAACAACGACGTCATCATTTGCACAGCTCAGATTCTGGAAAACTACTTGGAGAAGACACTCAAAGGAGAGGACGAGGGAATACATCTGAAGG ATATCTCCCTGATTATAATAGACGAGTGTCATCACACCAAGAAGGACGAGGTCTACAACCGAGTGATGATGCGTTACCTGAAGCAGAAGAACAAGAACAGGATTGTGCGGAAGGAGCAGAAGGAGATTGTGCCGCTGCCTCAGATCCTGGGGATGACGGCCTCGCTGGGGGTCGGCGACGCCACACTACAGAAGGCAGCGGAGAATTACATTTTGCAG ATTTGTGCTAATTTGGATGCTTCTCAAATCCGGACTGGGAATCTCGGGAATCACTGCAAGGAACCGGACAAAAAAATTGTACATGTTGAGGACAAAGAAAAG GACCCGTTTGGTGATGTCATCAAGAAAATCATGAACGTGATTCAAATGCATGCCGAGCTGAGTCCCACCTGTGAGCTTGGCTCTCAGAGCTACGAACAGTGGGTGGTTCAACGCGAGCAACAAG CGGCCAAAGAGGAAGATCAGAAAGTGCGAGTTTGCATGGAGCATCTTCGGCGATACAACGACGCCCTGATAGTCAGCAACACCATCCGCATGTGCGACGCCTTCCGTTTCCTGAACAAAAAACACGAGGAAGAGTTGAAGAGTAAATCCAACCCTGATGACGAACACGTCATAAACATTAGCGATACTGAGAGAGAACTCTTCAAGTTATTCCGAG AAAACAAGAAGGAACTTGAAAAGCTTTCTGAGAACCAATCTTATGAAAATGACAGCTTGTCAAAACTACAAAGAACCGTTCTGCATCAGTTCACCACCACCAAGGACGCCAGGGGAATCGTTTTCACCAAAATGCGACAAAGCGCCATCGCTCTCAGTCACTGGATTCAGGAGAACTCCAAGTTTGCCGACGTCGGCGTAAAAGTGTCCTACGTCATCGGCGGCGGAAACCAGAGTGTTGTCAAACCGATGACATCT ACAGAACAGAAGGCTGTCTTGAACAAATTCCGCAGCGGTGATGTCAACTTGCTGATTGCCACCTCAGTGGCACAGGAAGGTTTGGACATACCGGATTGCAACTTTGTCATCTGCTATGGCTTTGTGACCAATGACATTGCCATGATACAG GCTAAAGGCAGAGCTCGGGCTCAGAACAGCAATTACATCGTGATTGAGGTGAAAGGCTCTGGAGTGACTGAGAAGGAATTTGTCAATGAGTACCGAGTGAATTTGATGAGCAAAGCAATCGCGAGAATCCAAGCAATGGATCCTGCTGAATATAACAAACAG ttttgttttgtttttctcctccaCCTTAGATCGAAGAATATCAAATTCAGGCTCTTCTTGAAGACAAGATGA